From Nicotiana tabacum cultivar K326 chromosome 15, ASM71507v2, whole genome shotgun sequence, the proteins below share one genomic window:
- the LOC107777230 gene encoding putative xyloglucan glycosyltransferase 12, translating to MAQSFSWWGKEIQRGTPVVVKMENPNNWSMVELQSPSDDDFLLTKGEKVKNKNAKQLTWVLLLKAHKAAGCLTSIASALFSLGSVIHRRIATGRTDSSTVNSRFYICIKVFLWLSLILLGFEIAAYYKGWHFSASEFQIQGLYTLANPLAVKGVFDSLYSMWVLIRVEYLAPPLQLLANVCIVLFLIQSLDRLILCLGCFWIKIKNIRPVLKEGPVDLEAGNGGGYYPMVLVQIPMCNEKEVYQQSIAAVCSLEWPKSKLLIQILDDSDDSMTQTLIKEEVHKWQKDGANIVYRHRVIREGYKAGNLKSAMNCSYVKDYEFVTIFDADFQPSPDFLKRTVPYFKDNEDLGLVQARWSFVNKEENLLTRLQLINLAFHFEVEQQVNGIFLNFFGFNGTAGVWRIKALEGSGGWLERTTVEDMDIAVRAHLHGWKFIFLNDVECHCELPESYEAYRKQQHRWHSGPMQLFRLCLPAIIESNISIWKKGNLIFLFFLLRKLILPFYSFTLFCIILPMTMFIPEATLPTWVVCYIPATMSFLNILPAPKSFPFVVPYLLFENTMSVTKFNAMISGLFQLGSAYEWVVTKKSGRSSEGDLSLLVEEKPKHQRGISEPNLGDLKEEIKKKERKSSRKKKKKHNRIYTKELALAFLLLTASVRSLLSAQGIHFYFLLFQGISFLLVGLDLIGEQVD from the exons ATGGCACAATCCTTTAGCTGGTGGGGTAAAGAAATTCAAAGGGGTACCCCTGTGGTGGTGAAAATGGAGAACCCAAATAACTGGTCCATGGTTGAGTTACAAAGTCCATCAGATGATGATTTTCTGTTAACAAAAGGTGAAAAGGTGAAAAACAAGAATGCAAAGCAGCTCACATGGGTTCTTCTTCTCAAGGCACACAAAGCAGCAGGTTGCTTAACTTCAATTGCCTCTGCTTTGTTCAGTCTTGGCTCTGTTATCCACCGCCGTATTGCCACCGGAAGGACAGATTCTTCCACCGTTAATAGCCGGTTTTATATTTGTATAAAGGTCTTCCTTTGGTTATCTTTAATCTTGTTAGGTTTTGAAATAGCTGCATATTATAAAGGTTGGCACTTTAGTGCTTCAGAGTTTCAAATTCAGGGTTTATACACATTGGCTAATCCATTAGCTGTGAAGGGTGTGTTTGATTCTCTTTATTCCATGTGGGTTTTAATTAGGGTGGAGTATCTTGCTCCCCCTCTTCAATTATTAGCCAATGTGTGCATTGTCCTCTTTCTTATCCAGAGTTTGGATAGGTTAATCTTGTGTTTGGGTTGTTTCTGGATCAAGATAAAGAATATTAGGCCAGTTTTGAAAGAGGGTCCAGTGGATCTTGAGGCTGGTAATGGTGGTGGTTACTATCCCATGGTTCTTGTTCAAATCCCCATGTGTAATGAAAAAGAG GTTTATCAGCAATCCATTGCAGCTGTGTGCAGTTTGGAGTGGCCTAAATCCAAACTGTTGATTCAAATTCTTGATGATTCTGACGATTCCATGACTCAGACGTTGATCAAAGAGGAGGTGCATAAATGGCAGAAGGATGGTGCAAACATTGTATATCGTCATAGGGTGATTAGAGAAGGTTACAAAGCTGGCAATCTTAAGTCAGCCATGAATTGCAGCTATGTCAAAGACTATGAATTTGTTACCATTTTCGATGCAGATTTTCAGCCATCACCTGATTTTCTTAAGAGAACTGTTCCTTATTTTAAG GATAATGAGGACCTAGGGTTGGTTCAAGCAAGGTGGTCCTTTGTGAACAAGGAGGAAAATCTTCTAACAAGACTGCAGCTTATTAATTTGGCCTTTCATTTTGAAGTGGAACAACAGGTGAATGGGATTTTTCTAAATTTCTTTGGATTTAACGGTACTGCTGGAGTATGGAGGATTAAGGCATTAGAAGGTTCTGGTGGTTGGTTGGAGAGGACAACAGTTGAGGATATGGACATTGCTGTTCGGGCACATCTCCACGGGTGGAAATTCATCTTTCTCAATGATGTAGAG TGCCACTGTGAATTACCAGAATCATATGAAGCATATCGGAAGCAACAACATAGATGGCATTCGGGGCCAATGCAGTTATTCCGTCTTTGTTTGCCTGCCATCATTGAATCAAAT ATAAGCATTTGGAAGAAGGGAAACTTGAtatttcttttcttccttctaaGGAAGCTGATACTGCCATTTTATTCTTTCACCTTATTTTGTATAATCCTCCCCATGACCATGTTCATTCCCGAGGCTACACTCCCGACATGGGTTGTCTGTTACATTCCTGCCACCATGTCGTTTCTCAATATACTTCCAGCCCCTAAATCTTTCCCTTTCGTTGTGCCATACCTTCTCTTCGAAAACACTATGTCCGTGACCAAGTTCAATGCAATGATCTCAGGGCTTTTCCAGCTTGGAAGCGCGTACGAATGGGTTGTAACCAAGAAATCAGGACGTTCTTCCGAGGGTGACCTTTCCTTGTTGGTTGAGGAAAAACCAAAACATCAAAGAGGTATTTCGGAGCCTAATTTGGGGGACTTGAAGGAGGAAATCAAGAAGAAAGAACGCAAGTCctcgaggaagaagaagaagaagcacaaCAGAATATACACAAAAGAATTGGCCTTGGCTTTCTTGCTGTTGACAGCTTCAGTGAGGAGCCTCCTATCAGCTCAAGGAATCCACTTTTACTTCTTGTTGTTTCAAGGGATATCATTCCTGCTTGTCGGGCTAGACTTGATCGGTGAACAGGTTGACTAG